From the genome of Aquila chrysaetos chrysaetos chromosome 8, bAquChr1.4, whole genome shotgun sequence:
ACCTGCTCATTAAAAGACAAACATACTCTCCAATTAACTGTAAGGCAAtatgaactgaaaatattcagtgtgCTACTGATCCTTGAACTGTGTGAGCATGTCTATGCCTAGGGATTTTGGTAAGACCACTCAAACGTTTCATCTTGTTTGGTTAAGGTACATGAAGATTGAATCTTGGCTCAAAGAAGTTGACAGAATTTTGACTTCAGTAGGACCATGGTTTCACCAGACTTCCAGCAACAGTAAGGAAAGTTAGAAAGcatcccagctgcagaaatactTTGCTGTCTTCAAATTCCGAGACTCTCCCTTTTAAAATCTAGAATACCCTACAATAAGTATTGCAGCATGGTACTTTTTCCCCCCCAGCTGGTATGAGAGAAAGCATGTCTGTGAGTACATAAATAGCTAAAAGCAAATAGCTTTAATTGTAGCACAGAAAACCTAAATTGTTCAAGTATGCAactttagtaattttttttaaaagctaaggTTATGCAAATACGCATTCATGAATCAGCAATGTTTTGCTTAGAAACATGTCCCTTGAAAGACTTTAAAATCAAGTATCATTCAATAGCTTTCAAGAGCGTTGTGACAGCCCTTTTATTTGTCATCTTTGTTCTGCTTGTGTTGTTCTGCGGGGCTGATGACACAAGCACCGAGAGCCCAGTAGCTATTTTGACTGCTCCTTGCCCTTGACTGTTCTATTTTTATCTACACGTTTGCATTGTCTgttcaagcttttttttaaaacagcccTCCAATACAATTTACActaatttgcattatttaaaggCAAATTGCGTGCTTTTGGCATCGAAGTTAGGTGGTACAATTTAAAACAAGTATTGGTGTATTAAGATGCATAACCTTGTTCCAGGAAatcaaaggaagcagaaatggtGGTTTTGGCTTCTGAAAAAGCGTTGTCCCGCTTCTGGCTCATGCACCCCTGGATAATGGTAAATTTGATATGTAGTTTTAGTAAAACACAGGAATGGAAAGCTTGGTAACTACTAGAAatattgctgttttcagcaaatTTGCATAGTGAAGGCAGTTTTATGTTCTGCTTTGTGACTAAAGAGGAATAAAACCAGGTACCAAGTGACTTCTAAGCACGGCGATACCTTTGCCTGACCAGGCCCAGACCTGCCAAAGACCCGCAGCGCATTACAGAAGCAGAGGCTTGAGCGTTTCAGTTGGCTGGTGAGATTGGGTGCTGCCAACTGCTGGAGGAAGGCTGAAGTTCCTCTGAGGTGTAAATAGCACTTGGATCTCCTTCATCACCCTCACTGGGCAGATTTCAAGCTTGGAGTACTTCAGGAGACACAAATGTGGCCAGACATAGACAATGCACTCATTTCCAGACTGCAAAGTAACAACTGCTCTTTTCTGACAGCAGGTGCCCATTTGAAGCTGTAGGCAAGTTTTTGAAAAAGTGccaacaaattttttttcaacaatcATTTGAAGGCAGCCACTGTTCAGCTAAGGTGACTGTAACCACAGCTGAGACAGACAGGTTTGATGAGCACTTGCGCTGTAAGGTAACGTGCCATCCCAGCGATAGCCCTTCATACAGCAAATATGCCTGTATGGGCTTTTCAGGCTGCCAACCCAAAGCCAGGTCTCTGCTCTTTCACAAGGGTGGCTTCTGCCACTACCCTTCCCTGTTCCTTATCTACACGTCATTGACCAAAATTAGGTTATACCAATTTGTTATGTTCTATAGTTCTGAAGATCAAAGTCCCTGGACAGCCTGCCTTGAGGCGCTAGTGATGGTCAGGTTCCTGAGCTATGCTTTATGGAGACTAAATACAGGTATGCAAGTATTGCCTTCCTTTTGCTCCACCACCTTGTCCTTTCTCTTAGAGATGCTTTTCATtatgtcatttattttctacttatGTTAAGATCTTGCAGGATGCactctctttcttctcatttgttctgtattttccctAATTTGTTACTTGTAAAAATATAAAGGCTCCCTAGAGTTTCAAACAATCATAACTTGGATTTCTACAATGCTTCTCTCTTTAGTTACATTTATTCATGTGTTTCAATTAAAATAGGAACAATGTTACATCAAGATGCACATACAGAATATGTTCCATCAGCTTGAAATGtcaatacttttaaatattttacattaattattTCTTGGTTTCTTACTATCCTTCATTGGTACAAGCATTATGGCACATTTAAAAACTGGGGGACAGGATTCAGTACTGAGAGTGCTGGTGAAATGAAGCCAGTTTGGCTTTGATCTGAAGTAATCTTTCAGGTGTTCCAATATTGTTTATTTCTCAAAACTGATCTTTTTATTATACAaatagaagagatttttttttctcatgttattatttttagcaCATTATATATGATAAGAAGTCAGATTTAAAACATATGTTGGTTGCTTAACCTAACTTTTACTGCGTAAGTTTTTATACCTTTGTAGTGCTATAAATATGACAGCCGTGTACCTACCAGCTCAATGGAAGTGGCAGAGCAGTGCCTATGCCTGCTTGACAGGTaagaaaactgaggcaaagatAATTTTTCGGTATTAATCTCCTGGCTTACACTGACTTCATCACTTTCTTGCCTTTCCGTAGCTTCCAGGCTCTCATCCATTGCTCTAAGCTAGGTTGTCTCAGAATTTCATCACATACTGGGTGTTAGCTGCTGTCAAAGTCCCAGTTTACCTTTAGTATGCATGTGTGGAGATATGTAGTAAAGCAAGACTTatcttcacacacacacacacacttttcccCATTAGTTCTTGAAAGAAGTTGAGAAatccagaatttaaaaaaaaacttagtAAAAACCACACATCACCTTTCTATTCCCTACATGTGATCTGCAACACTTACGCTGTACAGAAAGGTGAGAGGTGCAAAGCATGCTTTTCAGATCCGTATGGTTGGTGGAATACAGAGGAGACGGTGAAACCTACAATCTCTCCATTTATGTGTTCTTCATGTaagtaagagaagaaaagctttccataaaaatagacaaaaaaaataaaaatgggaagtttacaaaaaacagaacagaggcAGACAAACACCTGAAGATACACTGTACCTGTTCACGTAAGAGAAATCTTTAACTGCTTCTTTACACAAATTACAGCCCCTGTTTTATGTTGTTTTGAGCTAATGGTGTCCTAGAAGAGCATTACTTTTATCAATGTACAGAATTTTACAACTTTATGAAGTCTGATTACTTGATCCCAAAGCTCCAGCTTCCCCCTGACGAGTAAGTTCAGGAATGGAAGCCAAGTCCTGCTGGCTCTACCAGCTCCCATACGGGCCTAAAGCTCCCCACTGGGGGTTCAGTGGGGTGCAGCCAGCGAGGGTATTCTCCTCCTAAAGCCTCTGCTAGAcccttttatttccaaaaagaggagaaaagtaagaaaaagaaaataaatctcattaGGAAAAACATCCTGCAGTTTAATTGAAATGGcaaatgcaaagttaaaaaaattaataaaaaagctaCACATCATTAAAGATAAAACAgtagaataaatatatatacatatagcagttttcaaaatagtcatatcttaaaataaaaacatacaacaACTCCCAGGAAAATGACAGGCAATACTAATGAAGAcattctgtttaaatatttggtattttaatttatgaacatgcactttctcttctgtatttatttcaggaaaacatgAGGTCATGCTGTAAAGTTCTGGTCTtaatctctttttattgttcctttggaaagaaaagtgtaTGACTTTTGCTGTTCGTTCTAGTTCCTTAAACTACTGAACGCAGCCAGGTTCTGTGTCCAAAGGGGGAGCAGATCACTACGCAGAATGTTTTACCCTGATGCTGTTGTGGGAAAATGGGGAGCTAAGTTAGATGTGTTGATTCGGActcaaccttttaaaaaactacTTCATCATATCCACTTTTggcaacaaacaaaacagaatgcCTTCACTGATGTTCTATCTTCTCTTgatcttctcttctttttgaagttactgtgttttcagtgtGACATTTGCTTCCAAGGGACACCTGCTTCTCATTCTGATCGTGTAAACTGATAAAGAGCAAGACAATCCTCCCTACCACACAGTTCTGATGCTTTTTGCTGACAGATGTATGACAGGTACAATTTCTGTACCGTCAAGAGCACAGAAAgtatatttgttattttactaACAGTAAGACTCCTGAGatctaaaaaacaaatcaatacTTCAAATATTAACAATGAAGGTCTTGAACTTTGCATCTTTTAGATGATGGCTCTTCCATCTTCAGTGCTTCTAAACTACTAGAATCCGATTTGCCCTTATCCAAGACAACAGTGGTACCAGACAGAAGGTACCCTCCACCTCCGCTCATTGTCAGTTTTGGATGGCTTCGATCTGGtaagacctttaaaaaaaaacaacaaacccaaacaaacaaaaaaaaccaaccaacaagCATCTGTAAAAACTCACTCTATATGTGCACATCAAATTGTGTAATTTAAGCTTACAGTGtaagatgtaattttttttttccagccaccACAACAAACAGCCGTTTGGAAAGTGTATTTATCTTCAAAGGGCAAAGTATCTGCATACCAGAAACCAGTTACAGAAACATGTAAGAATACAGGCTGCTGCCTTACTGATTACTTCTTTGTGGCATTTCCAGCAAAGTTATAAAGTCAAGGTCTGTGATACATTGAAGTCTCATTAATGTGTTCAGAACTGGTGCACTTTGCAAGAAACCACAGCTGGTCTTAACACAACAGCATTAAGTAATGCAGTAATTTCCAGTTCTGTCAGTATAATCTTTATATAGCTACCCCCTTAAGGTAAGACACAGCAACGGACCATCACTTTGAGCTACATTACTCGTTTCTGtaaatgctttctctttgcttatGCTTCCTCCTTGCTTTGACTGCTGTCCCAGGTCTAAGCTGATTTATGTGTATTGTTCCTAACTGCACCCAGGCACAGTAACTGTTGCCAAGCCTGACTTGGGTGAACATCTTCATCTATGAATCTCCTGATCATTCCCAATTTGGTTGCCTGATCAATAGTCAGCAATTGTGGCCACCCTTGAATTAAGTCATCCCCTAGACAGTAATTTCTTATGGACTCCAGAAGCTATGGGCAAGGAGAAAATCAGTAAAATGCAAGAACCTCTTCAGAGGTGGTAAGCTGCTTAGAGATCAGACATGCTTCTGCTCCATAGTTGAGAGGGTACTCCACATTTGCAAACACCTTGTTCCAACAAAGGTAGTCCAACTGACATTTTCCACTGTGGAGACATTCTCCCCTCTCACCTTGTGTTCATTGTTCAGTTCCCAGACTGGAAGCTTCTTGTTACTTTAGTTCCAGGAAACGTGTTATTTGAAGACACTGACTTTTGTAAGTCACCACCATTCTTAAcgttacaaattttttttttcagccatcaAACCAACTGGAAATTAATAAACACGTGCAGTATTTTGCTACACCTCTCTTATATGACATTAGATTGTCCCTTGCTTTAGGCTAGCCACTAAAGCAGCACAACTATTACATCTGTCAGTGTGCTAcaagtatttcagcaaaatgtttaaatgaaatgctctgtaagaagaaaataaagtatttccatTTGAAATTGTTGCAAGGAAGCATTAAAtctcttcagaatattttcccaCTGCTCTCAGGTAAAACACATGCATGAGCTTATACATTGTTTTGGTCAGTCCAAAAACCGTATTTTCGGAGAGTGTTTTGCTCCCCAGTATTGCAGTTTTGACAGCCACTTACTGGAATCCTTACCTGGTAGTTTCGTAGCCAGGTTTCAGACAGCTTTAGGTTAATAACACCGCCTCTTTCCCTCAGCTTTGTGTAACATTCTAataatggcttaaaaaaaaccaaacagtagGTTATACAGCAGAAGAGTCTCAAACTTGAACGGTAACAGCTAAAGTAACGTACTTGATTTACCTCTTTATACTGGCAGTAGACAACAAAAGGCCTTGAAGGAGCAACAAATTCCAATAAAGAAAGTAACAAAGGAGTGGGATGAAACTTGCTGGCCACAATtaagctgcagaagaaatttcACGCGCATTAGTTTTCTGCTTCTAAAACCTATTCAAGTGACATTTTCTCCTACTTAGCACAGCGATCAATTATAGCTTAAATGTTGCTAATCAGCATGTTTTCATGGCTCTAACAACTCCccaaatataaaaacaaatcatgATTTCCTACTTGCATAATTAAGAGGATAAAACACTTGCTCCCTACAGTGCAGTATATTAAACGCATTGCAGAAGCTGTGTTGAGCTCTACAATAATTCTTACAACCCAAGAATTTGCATGCTGCTTTCTCTACCCTAAGACCATTGTCcaaatacaatttaaatttTGTGACTGCTAATTGTTGCTTAGAATGTAACCTCAGTTGTGATTCTTTAGACTGGGTAATCTtcattaaatacagttttatataaaaaagttattacttaaaaagaaaataatccctTAACGGGCATGactgaaaaccttttaaaaagaaattatgtccTTGCCAACTTAAAGGCATcgtattttcttcttcatcctcaTTTTAATATCAGATTATAACTCGTATTTACAGATGCTTAAGATTCTCCACAGGTATCTAGAGTTTTtaccaaacccccccccccccccactcctaAACTATACTGCAAGAAATGGTTAAGATTCAGTGAGTTAATAAATTGTACTTGTGCAGAAAGAATGGGCTAATTAAACTAATTCTCTAGTATACGGTTACTATATGAAAAGACCCATCAATTGATTAACATTTGTTCTCCAGCAGAATGTACATCACTGGAGATACCATCAAACTTGCCTAACAAAAGGGAGGTAAAAACTGAGGTTCAATTTCCTAAACACAATGGATATAAAGAGGCGAGACAATTTTACAGttgcttctgtttcagttttctgctgGCCATGGCCTTGCAGGCTACAGATTTAACCCTAATTCCAAACCTCAAAAAAATTGTGTTCCAGTAATTAACCAAGTggactgtaaagaaaaaagactcCAGACTGTGCCTTGGAAGGCTTGGAGTGCTGCGCTGACACTGCCAGGAGCTCTGCCAGACAATAGGAAGGTAAGTGAGGGATGAGAGAgactctgaaaaatcaaattctgttCTCTCATATGGCAGCACATACTGCTGTCAGCAGGTAGTCTGGCCAGTCATGAAATTAATGTAATGGGtgagaggggagaaggaggaggtaggggaagggcagggaagggTAGAGAGAGGGGTTGTGGTCTAATTCTGAACACGTGGAGTGTCTATAAACCAGTTTCTGCTTTCACTGTATCAGAAAAACTTAATAGTCTATCTTCAAAAAAGTCTTCCTTAGAAGAATACCAAATCCCTAATGaattgtcttccttttctccccctcaaAGACCTATGACAGGCTTCAACTCTCATGAATGGAATTAACAAATAGATCTAGTACAAGCAATGTTTTACCACATAACAGCACAGAAGACATAAACGTTGTACAATTCAGGACCTCAAGAAGTAATTCTCCTAAAGTTGATGCCCAACTTTACCTAACAACCAGTTTTTTACTCTGACAGTTAAGTCCTAATCTTTCTCCCCACCTCCAATGTTAACCAGCTTTTACCTatccttctgctgtttctctcttgcaaaacaaaacaaaataaaatcctaacTTCCCTGCCTACTTCTACTCACGTGCCAAGTCATTAGCTCGAAGCATTTCTTTATTCCATGCCAATTTTTCCTGGCTTAGCAGTGTATGTACCCTGTGGTTCTTGATCTAAACAAATGGCGGGCTATAAAAGGCAGATGACTAAACAAAGGTGATCTTGATTGAGCCATCTGGGACAGTGCCTTCAGGCAACCATAAACTTCTCTTCCCCCCTATCATGCTGAAGGCTTCCTAGAGCAAGAAATCGCTCATCCCTTCAAGCATATAATTTGTTACAGCTTTCATGCATtacaaaggacaaaagaaatatGCAAGTGATTGACAACAAATGAACAAGAGACAAATATTAAATAGGCTTCCTTGAACTCAATCAACAACCGAGTATACTATTTTACATTACAGGAAGAATCAAGTGAAGTCAAACATTAATTTTGGCTTTGCCAGACTATGCACAGACATCAATTATAATGATGGGTGCAGGGGACAGCAgtaaaaccagcacaaaacaCTACCACTGTTGAGGCAGCTTAATGGTCATCCACAGGCATCACcagtggtgctgctgctgccaaacaGATGTGCAGTACTTTTACAAACCTCCtttaacattttattgcttCAGAGAACACTGAATGACCTGCCTCTGCATCTTTACAGAAAATGCTAATTCTGTGACTTGAATATGCTAGATGAGATATACTAAAATATGAATGAGCATGagttaaaacatttcataataataaaaccaaaaattacaCAAGCATTTAAACATAACCaataaatgtgtattaaaaTTTATCTGAGCAGAATGGCTTTATTCCCAGTGAGCCAATATtcttaggaggaaaaaattaatatgaatgTTATTAAATGAATTAAATCAATGTTAGTTGATTAACTCAAATCACTCCAGCATTTGCTAAGAACATCATGAAAAAGTCACAACCACCAAATGCTCTTGCACTATTGTGGGGCTGAATTTCTAGGAATATGTTTATcgtatttgttttaaacttctgaTATTAAATCTTAATGTGAAATTGTTCCTTGAGAACAATCAATCCTGGCTAAAGCAGGTAAAATTAAGTTAtgtgtttttcctgtgtaaaaaagaaatgagtttctaaaaaccaaccaaccaaccaaagccccaaaacaacaaacttaGTTTCAATTTAATAAACTTAAAACCTGAGGTTCTGCTTTGCCAGTTAGaatcttttgatttttatcGTCAGTCATTTAAATTCTGCCTGgattctgtttctctttggatagaatagattttttttttttttttttttttactcacaGCTAGTCAGGAAACTATGACTTTTACATCATGACATTTCAAACcatttaaataacagaaaaaagctCAACCAGAACCAAACAAGACCCCCCACACACCTGGGTTGACTGCTTGCTtgtaaatattaagaaaaaaaatatggtatttttcaaacaaagcttttatttgtttcaaagaaaattattttccgTAGATGTGTTTTCAAGCAGAAGACCTTTCTGATTACAAACTCACTCACCCATCAGCATTCTTCTCTCTCAACAAAGCAGCAGTTTCTAttagctttttccttctctcccattgttttctttgcttttcccgAACCTTtgaacaacaaaacaaatagtTTGCACTTTAACTGGTAATTATATATTAGATCACTATTGCATggactgaattttcattttttgcatcTTAGGTGGCTTaatgaaagacaaaagacaACTTCCAGAGTTCCATTTTAACACCTGAATAAGCTGTATTTCAGCATGTCTGATTCAGACGGCAGAGTTTTAAGTATATAGATGTTGTAAAATTTGAATAGCCACAACAAatattcttacattttctttattttctttttctttgttctctttaaatTCTACATCTTCAGCATTAATGTCCAttgtttcttgttcttctgtttgGCTGATCTCCATagctgcttcagcagcagattcctcttctgcttcctgtAGGGAAGTCTGCTTCTCATCAGTCAATCCattgctttcttcctccagtAGCGCATTATCTTCAGGTTCTGAAGGCAGAGTCTCTGTAGAAAATGTCCCAGAGAGGAGACTATCCACTTTGCTGAGAGGAAATTCATGAAGATTatcaaaaaaaagttttggaaatCCAAAACAACTGGTAGCAGCTCTAACAGGTCCTCCTCCTGGATACATCTGAATAATGGATCCATAGCCTATGAGAGCAAAAGAATCAAAAACACACTGGAAAGCTAGAATTTCTTAAATAGaatatttaagcaaaaatgCTTAAATGAAGCATTCATTTAAGAATACGTAAGTAAATTGCCTGCTCTTAATCTAACCTTCATCAAATTTAACAGGCTGCTAAAGTATGCCTCAAGGTAGAAAATCTTTATTGGAAGGACAACAGTTACTGCAACTCAAAAGGACAAGGTAACTCAAAGATTATGCATGTATTAAACATGTATTTAGGATTAGCACAGAACATCTAGGCAGTGGCAAATTGTTAGAAAAGCTAATTTAATTAagatttaaaagacaaattttctACAGTATTTGTTACTTATAACCACGGAGTgggtttgattaaaaaaaaaaaaaaaaaagctaatttaaacagcattaataggtaaaaaatttcttcaacaCAGACTCTAAAGGAAGAGATGTCAGATGTTTAAACATACTAAAAAGAACTTTTCAATAGTTATATTGAAATTGCATCTTACTTAATTTGCTTCAGAAAGTATCCCTATGGCCAAAAGttgctgaaacaaaaccaatttataGTACAGCTGCCTGTGTGCTTCTCAGTCAACAGACAACACATCTGGGTGCACAACATTACATCACATTTCCTACCTTTCTGGGCTTCTGGAATATAATTGTCACCTCTGTCTAGTGTCTTTGAATGATTTATGATTAAACTAATTAACTGagtttgagaaataaaaaaacaggtCAAACTTCTCCTAGAATATGTTCAAGA
Proteins encoded in this window:
- the TRMT6 gene encoding tRNA (adenine(58)-N(1))-methyltransferase non-catalytic subunit TRM6 isoform X2, translating into MYYAREPGKINHLRYDTLAQMLTLGNIRAGNKMIVMETCAGLVLGAVMERMGGYGSIIQMYPGGGPVRAATSCFGFPKLFFDNLHEFPLSKVDSLLSGTFSTETLPSEPEDNALLEEESNGLTDEKQTSLQEAEEESAAEAAMEISQTEEQETMDINAEDVEFKENKEKENKENVREKQRKQWERRKKLIETAALLREKNADGLIVASKFHPTPLLLSLLEFVAPSRPFVVYCQYKEPLLECYTKLRERGGVINLKLSETWLRNYQVLPDRSHPKLTMSGGGGYLLSGTTVVLDKGKSDSSSLEALKMEEPSSKRCKVQDLHC
- the TRMT6 gene encoding tRNA (adenine(58)-N(1))-methyltransferase non-catalytic subunit TRM6 isoform X1 — translated: MEDGRSPGPRICEGDCAVLKRDDVFKAVPVLRRRKIIFEKQWFYLDNAIGHIYGTTFEVTSGGNLQPKQEVEETTTETKEAGTDNRNIVDDGKSQKLTHDDIKALKDKGIKGQEIVQQLIENSTTFRDKTEFAQDKYIKKKKKKYEAVITIVKPSTRILSTMYYAREPGKINHLRYDTLAQMLTLGNIRAGNKMIVMETCAGLVLGAVMERMGGYGSIIQMYPGGGPVRAATSCFGFPKLFFDNLHEFPLSKVDSLLSGTFSTETLPSEPEDNALLEEESNGLTDEKQTSLQEAEEESAAEAAMEISQTEEQETMDINAEDVEFKENKEKENKENVREKQRKQWERRKKLIETAALLREKNADGLIVASKFHPTPLLLSLLEFVAPSRPFVVYCQYKEPLLECYTKLRERGGVINLKLSETWLRNYQVLPDRSHPKLTMSGGGGYLLSGTTVVLDKGKSDSSSLEALKMEEPSSKRCKVQDLHC